The DNA window AAGTTAAGAAATTGGTTGAGCAGGGCAAGAAGAAATTCGTTATTGATCTGTCTAAAGTTAAATGGATGAATAGCTCCGGCCTCGGTACAATGATGGGATGTCTGACTTCAATCAAGAATGGATCCGGCGAATTGCGGCTCTGCGGAGTAACTGAAAAGGTAAAGAGCCTTTTTATGATTACCAAATTAATTACACTATTTGAAACTTATGACAGTGTTGAAGAAGCGGTTGATTCATTCTAAAAATAAATTATATATAAT is part of the bacterium genome and encodes:
- a CDS encoding STAS domain-containing protein, producing VKKLVEQGKKKFVIDLSKVKWMNSSGLGTMMGCLTSIKNGSGELRLCGVTEKVKSLFMITKLITLFETYDSVEEAVDSF